Part of the Helicobacter sp. 12S02232-10 genome, TTTCAACGCATACTACAACCGAACGTGCCATCAAAAATACGATCGCAGAACTTAAAAAGCTTGAATCCATTATCAAAGAACCCTACATAATAAGAATTGAAGATGAGTAGAAAAAAAGGTTTTGAAGCTGAAGATTTGGCTTGTTCTTATCTACAAAACAATGACTTTGAAATCATCAAAAGAAATTTTTTTTGCAAATATGGAGAGATTGATATCATTGCCCTCAAAAATAAAACACTCCATTTTGTAGAAGTAAAAAGCGGCAAAGGTTTTGAACCTA contains:
- a CDS encoding YraN family protein, with translation MSRKKGFEAEDLACSYLQNNDFEIIKRNFFCKYGEIDIIALKNKTLHFVEVKSGKGFEPIYAITPAKILKITKTIHFFLLQYDPQTQYCIDALIIKDNEISLIENITL